The following proteins come from a genomic window of Candidatus Bathyarchaeota archaeon:
- a CDS encoding pyridoxal-phosphate dependent enzyme: MKTIEIIEAIYKDKEELKPTRIEEVKGLSKTKVNIFLKREYPKNIEEDPLRTIKRKPAFFILEDLIKKGYINSRKAIISASSGNFARELSLKVIKEGLKLISVVPPKIPRENIKILTALGVDIIHVTEEYDLCPRETTVFLTRALAEHNHLQLVNIDQYNSWQNVLSHLFMTWREIKEQLDKVDYIPVQLGSVGTFMGLSLGNRMEDGKVEIIGVQPTKEHHIPGVHHIVNGCEWTPEIYSPTLGGKVVTIDDLDAYAALIKLWEEGIYAGPSTGMGFAYALKLAEKLKEGDILVISADSVFSYYEYILDFLKKNGNQIALRYPELEEAMEKYKAWLKKALSLKDRIEMIKKIYKPQKEGKIYNVSEVDHKVILKILNQ; the protein is encoded by the coding sequence ATGAAGACGATAGAAATTATAGAAGCCATATATAAAGATAAAGAAGAGCTTAAACCAACAAGAATAGAAGAAGTTAAAGGTTTATCTAAAACTAAAGTTAATATTTTTCTTAAGAGAGAATACCCTAAAAATATTGAGGAGGATCCATTAAGAACTATAAAGCGTAAACCAGCCTTTTTTATATTAGAAGATCTTATCAAAAAAGGTTATATAAACTCAAGAAAAGCCATTATTTCAGCATCCTCAGGAAACTTTGCTAGAGAATTAAGCTTAAAAGTTATAAAAGAAGGGTTAAAGCTTATATCTGTAGTTCCACCTAAAATACCTAGAGAAAATATTAAAATTCTCACAGCTTTAGGTGTTGATATTATACATGTAACTGAGGAATATGACCTTTGCCCAAGAGAAACAACAGTTTTTCTTACAAGAGCTTTGGCTGAGCATAATCATCTTCAGTTAGTAAATATAGATCAATATAATAGTTGGCAAAATGTTCTTTCTCATTTATTTATGACTTGGAGAGAAATAAAGGAACAGCTTGATAAAGTTGATTATATACCTGTTCAACTTGGAAGCGTAGGAACATTCATGGGTTTATCGTTAGGAAATCGAATGGAAGATGGTAAAGTTGAAATCATAGGTGTACAGCCTACTAAAGAACATCATATACCAGGTGTGCACCATATAGTTAATGGATGCGAATGGACCCCAGAAATATATTCTCCAACATTAGGCGGGAAAGTGGTTACAATAGATGATCTAGATGCTTACGCGGCTTTAATAAAACTTTGGGAGGAAGGGATTTATGCTGGTCCATCAACAGGCATGGGATTTGCTTACGCTTTAAAGCTTGCTGAAAAACTAAAGGAGGGCGATATATTAGTTATCTCAGCTGATAGCGTTTTTTCATATTATGAGTATATTTTAGATTTTTTAAAGAAGAATGGTAATCAAATAGCGTTAAGGTATCCAGAGCTTGAAGAAGCTATGGAAAAGTATAAAGCATGGCTTAAAAAAGCTTTAAGCCTAAAGGATAGAATAGAAATGATCAAAAAAATTTATAAACCTCAAAAAGAAGGCAAAATATATAATGTTTCTGAAGTTGATCATAAAGTTATCTTGAAAATTTTAAACCAGTAA
- the mgtA gene encoding magnesium-translocating P-type ATPase gives MAQDLERSSIGEVLGWALPSAEEVLTSPVEELLSRLKSSMDGLSSDEVERRLEVFGYNELARRKKRTTVINFLSHFKNPLVIILLIAGLISGFLGETANTAIIFVIVMFSIVLDFYQESKAEMAAEMLKQKVATTATVLRDGVKREVRLSEIVPGDIIYLSAGDIVPADARVISAKDLFVNQSALTGESFPVEKTDLPLKSYDPSITEWSNYLFMGTSVVSGMAMAVVVKTGSLTEYGKIARKLVEREVETEFQRGIRSFGYMMMQVTFLLVIFVFSINVFSMRNVLDSLLFAVALAVGLTPELLPMIISINLSKGAVSMAKKGVIVKRLAAIQNFGSMDVLCTDKTGTLTENRVKLILHVDLNGDENDKVLLYSYLNSYYQTGLKSPLDEAILRFREVDVKDYKKIDEVPFDFIRRRLSIVAEYQNQRFMITKGAPEEVAKICSFYEVGEVIADITDEVRRRIEQKYVDLSAEGYRVLAVAYKHLREDKPAYTANDEKEMVFLGFVAFLDPPKEAAREALQLLKNAGIELKILTGDNELVTRKVCEYLGFDIKGIVTGSEISQMHDDALARVAEEANVFCRVTPAQKDRIMNALKGNGHVVGFLGDGINDAPSLKSADVGISVENAVDVAKESADIILLQNDLRVLHDGVSEGRKNFGNTMKYIMMGVSSNFGNMFSVAGASLFLPFLPMLPIQILLNNLLYDLSQSTIPTDEVDHEYIEKPKRWDIHFIRLFMMYLGPVSSIFDFLTFFIMLFIFNASEPLFQTAWFIESLTSQTLVIFAIRTKKSPFWKSKPSRLLFFSSISIITFALIIPYTPLGEIFRFVKPPATFYIALAAILGAYVALAEIIKSWFYKRYGYRLEQTLIPPKKIGIYLTKIAKLTQNVIATICLRPEDEITVESLLKDLERSMEHPLDYDQVGHVIQYLKYAGFINFEWHQRKIKREQSLKEYVRKQLMTSELWPKIIQEWHKISRTIKEKYGKVNLEYQELLQK, from the coding sequence ATGGCTCAAGATTTAGAAAGGTCAAGCATTGGCGAAGTTTTAGGCTGGGCTCTGCCAAGCGCTGAAGAAGTTTTAACTTCACCTGTTGAAGAGCTTCTTTCACGCTTGAAGTCTTCAATGGATGGGCTTTCTTCTGATGAGGTGGAAAGGCGTCTTGAAGTTTTTGGTTATAATGAGCTTGCTAGGAGAAAGAAGCGGACAACTGTAATTAACTTTCTCTCTCATTTTAAAAATCCGTTGGTAATAATTCTTCTTATCGCTGGGCTGATTTCAGGTTTTCTTGGTGAAACTGCAAATACGGCTATTATATTTGTTATAGTGATGTTCAGCATAGTCTTGGATTTTTATCAGGAGTCTAAGGCTGAAATGGCGGCTGAAATGTTGAAGCAAAAGGTGGCGACGACAGCTACTGTTTTGAGGGATGGCGTCAAAAGAGAGGTTAGGCTTTCAGAGATTGTCCCAGGGGATATAATATATCTTTCAGCGGGCGACATTGTGCCTGCAGATGCCCGAGTTATAAGTGCAAAAGACTTATTCGTGAACCAGTCTGCATTAACTGGTGAATCTTTTCCAGTTGAAAAGACTGACTTGCCGCTGAAGTCTTATGACCCGTCAATAACGGAATGGAGCAACTATCTTTTTATGGGTACTTCTGTTGTGAGCGGGATGGCGATGGCTGTTGTTGTGAAGACTGGAAGCCTGACGGAGTATGGGAAAATTGCGAGGAAGCTTGTGGAAAGAGAGGTTGAGACAGAATTTCAGAGGGGTATTCGAAGTTTTGGCTACATGATGATGCAAGTAACTTTTCTACTTGTCATATTTGTGTTCTCCATTAATGTCTTTTCCATGCGAAACGTGCTTGATTCACTTCTTTTCGCTGTAGCTTTGGCTGTTGGATTAACGCCGGAGCTTCTGCCGATGATAATTTCAATAAACCTTTCCAAAGGAGCAGTGTCTATGGCTAAGAAAGGCGTGATTGTGAAGCGCCTTGCAGCCATACAAAATTTTGGAAGTATGGATGTTCTATGTACTGACAAAACTGGAACTTTAACAGAAAACCGGGTAAAGCTTATCCTACATGTGGACCTTAATGGCGACGAAAACGATAAGGTTCTGCTTTATTCCTATCTAAACAGCTACTACCAGACTGGGCTTAAAAGTCCCTTAGATGAGGCTATACTAAGATTTAGAGAGGTGGACGTTAAAGATTACAAGAAGATCGATGAGGTGCCTTTTGACTTTATTCGTAGAAGGCTCTCCATAGTTGCTGAGTATCAGAATCAACGGTTCATGATCACTAAAGGTGCTCCTGAAGAGGTTGCTAAGATCTGCTCCTTCTACGAGGTTGGAGAGGTTATAGCTGACATAACTGATGAAGTACGCAGAAGAATTGAACAGAAATATGTTGACCTTAGCGCTGAGGGCTATAGGGTTTTAGCCGTAGCCTACAAGCATTTAAGAGAAGACAAGCCAGCATATACGGCAAATGACGAGAAAGAAATGGTGTTTTTGGGATTCGTAGCTTTTCTTGACCCTCCTAAAGAAGCAGCGAGAGAAGCCTTGCAGCTTCTGAAAAACGCCGGCATAGAGCTGAAAATTCTCACAGGCGACAATGAATTGGTAACAAGGAAGGTTTGCGAGTACCTCGGCTTTGATATAAAAGGAATAGTCACTGGAAGCGAAATTTCCCAAATGCATGATGATGCCCTCGCAAGAGTTGCAGAAGAAGCAAATGTGTTCTGTAGGGTTACACCAGCCCAGAAAGACAGAATAATGAACGCTTTAAAAGGTAACGGGCATGTTGTTGGGTTTTTAGGGGATGGAATTAATGATGCGCCATCCCTAAAAAGCGCGGACGTTGGCATATCTGTGGAAAACGCCGTTGATGTTGCAAAGGAATCTGCCGACATAATTCTTTTGCAGAACGATTTAAGGGTGCTTCATGATGGAGTTTCGGAAGGTAGGAAAAATTTCGGCAACACTATGAAGTATATCATGATGGGTGTGAGCTCAAACTTTGGAAACATGTTCAGCGTTGCTGGCGCATCATTGTTTCTGCCTTTTCTGCCGATGTTGCCCATACAAATACTACTTAACAATCTTCTTTACGACCTTTCCCAATCAACAATACCTACGGACGAGGTTGACCATGAATACATTGAGAAGCCTAAAAGGTGGGACATTCACTTCATTAGACTGTTTATGATGTACCTTGGACCCGTCAGCTCCATATTTGACTTCCTAACATTCTTTATAATGCTTTTCATCTTTAACGCTTCTGAGCCACTGTTCCAAACCGCTTGGTTCATCGAGTCCCTGACCTCACAGACCCTTGTAATCTTTGCCATTAGAACAAAAAAGTCGCCCTTCTGGAAAAGTAAGCCAAGTCGACTTTTGTTTTTCAGCAGCATATCAATAATAACATTTGCGCTGATAATTCCTTACACGCCATTAGGAGAAATTTTCAGATTCGTAAAGCCTCCAGCAACCTTCTACATAGCCCTAGCCGCAATCCTCGGCGCCTATGTGGCATTAGCTGAAATCATTAAAAGCTGGTTTTACAAAAGGTATGGTTACCGCCTAGAACAAACTCTAATTCCGCCAAAGAAAATTGGGATATATCTTACCAAGATTGCAAAGCTCACCCAAAATGTTATAGCCACCATCTGTCTACGCCCAGAAGACGAAATAACGGTTGAATCCCTACTGAAAGACTTAGAAAGAAGCATGGAACACCCACTCGACTACGACCAAGTAGGCCACGTAATCCAATACTTAAAATACGCAGGATTCATAAACTTCGAGTGGCACCAAAGAAAAATAAAACGAGAACAATCACTAAAAGAATACGTGAGAAAACAACTAATGACTAGCGAGCTATGGCCAAAAATAATCCAAGAGTGGCATAAAATCAGCAGAACCATCAAAGAAAAATACGGAAAAGTAAACCTGGAATACCAAGAACTCCTTCAAAAATAG
- a CDS encoding exosortase/archaeosortase family protein: MRNHKIQILKIVSKILLYILAFTIISSTIYFLFDYGFLKAAIAEHSTGILNALGINSNFLVLNNRAFINQIEIVKECTGIQVIAVFSGLIIPLPKVSFKNKIKAITLVFFAVYLANVLRIVIEIWLLYKGILPWSQAHGPLGTLLSIISIVIFFLMTEKFIPEINYYINEGVKFIVKQKNYKQHK; this comes from the coding sequence GTGAGAAACCATAAAATTCAAATTTTAAAAATTGTTTCAAAAATTCTTCTTTACATTTTAGCTTTTACAATCATTTCATCCACTATATATTTTTTATTTGATTATGGTTTTCTTAAAGCTGCTATCGCAGAGCATTCAACTGGAATTTTAAATGCTCTTGGAATAAACTCTAACTTTCTTGTTTTAAACAATAGAGCATTTATAAATCAAATTGAAATTGTTAAAGAATGTACAGGTATACAAGTTATAGCTGTTTTCTCAGGATTAATAATTCCCTTACCTAAAGTTTCATTTAAAAACAAAATTAAAGCAATTACACTTGTTTTTTTTGCAGTTTACTTAGCTAACGTTCTTAGAATAGTTATTGAAATTTGGCTTTTATATAAAGGAATTTTACCATGGTCTCAAGCGCATGGACCATTAGGAACATTATTAAGCATAATTTCAATTGTGATATTCTTTTTAATGACTGAAAAATTTATTCCAGAAATAAATTATTACATAAACGAAGGAGTAAAATTTATCGTTAAACAAAAAAATTATAAACAACATAAATAA
- a CDS encoding SagB/ThcOx family dehydrogenase: protein MLPLPKFTSNVFIEEALAWRRSIRIYKDEPITMEHLSMLLWAAQGVTELKYRFKTAPSAGATYPLELYIIVGDKRVIVNNEFYLPSGSYKYDYKIHAIKLVKEGDLRESLAEASLNQEWIKKASINIVICALYERTTRIYGERGYRYVYMECGHVGQNVHLMATALNLGAVVIGAFYDEQVKNVINAEAKEHPLYIIPIGVPKEPYRITEKEISEYYEKVRKI from the coding sequence ATGCTTCCTCTTCCAAAGTTTACTAGTAATGTGTTTATTGAAGAAGCATTAGCTTGGAGAAGATCAATAAGAATATATAAAGATGAACCAATAACTATGGAGCATTTATCAATGCTTTTATGGGCTGCTCAAGGAGTAACCGAGTTGAAATACCGCTTTAAAACTGCACCAAGCGCTGGTGCTACTTATCCTTTAGAATTATATATAATTGTTGGTGATAAACGAGTAATTGTTAATAATGAGTTTTACTTGCCTTCCGGCTCATATAAATATGATTATAAAATTCATGCTATTAAACTAGTTAAGGAAGGGGATTTAAGAGAAAGCTTAGCTGAAGCATCTTTAAATCAAGAATGGATTAAAAAAGCTTCAATTAACATAGTGATTTGCGCTTTATATGAAAGAACAACAAGAATATATGGTGAAAGAGGCTATAGGTATGTATATATGGAATGTGGTCATGTAGGACAAAATGTACATTTAATGGCAACAGCTTTAAATTTAGGAGCAGTTGTAATTGGTGCATTTTATGATGAACAAGTAAAAAATGTTATAAACGCTGAAGCAAAAGAGCATCCACTTTATATAATACCAATTGGAGTACCGAAAGAACCTTATAGAATTACCGAGAAAGAAATATCTGAATATTATGAAAAAGTAAGAAAGATTTAA
- a CDS encoding CopG family transcriptional regulator → MSETVSFKVPKRIKDEMNRLKNRVDWPEELRKHVIDVIKRIKRDFNEVIENLKKLGLRMYLKASL, encoded by the coding sequence ATGTCGGAGACTGTAAGCTTTAAGGTCCCAAAAAGAATTAAAGATGAAATGAATAGATTAAAGAATAGAGTTGACTGGCCTGAAGAATTAAGAAAACATGTAATCGATGTTATTAAGCGTATAAAGAGAGATTTTAATGAAGTAATTGAAAACCTTAAAAAATTGGGCCTGCGAATGTACCTCAAGGCTTCTCTATAA
- a CDS encoding type II toxin-antitoxin system VapC family toxin, whose translation MIVIEVGNTVWKAYVRNYITKDDALNRFLNLIKLTKYAIKLINEMDLIEEAGEIAIKNKINLYDSLYIALALKEGTKLLTLDAIQVQTAERYCVEAIKVQFKL comes from the coding sequence GTGATAGTTATTGAAGTTGGAAATACTGTATGGAAAGCTTATGTAAGAAATTATATTACAAAGGATGATGCATTAAATAGGTTTCTGAATTTAATTAAGCTTACTAAATATGCGATAAAATTAATTAATGAAATGGATTTAATTGAAGAAGCAGGTGAGATAGCTATAAAAAATAAAATTAATTTATATGATTCTTTATATATAGCGTTAGCTCTAAAAGAAGGAACAAAACTATTAACCCTTGATGCTATACAAGTCCAAACAGCTGAAAGATACTGTGTAGAAGCCATCAAAGTTCAATTTAAGCTTTAG
- a CDS encoding winged helix-turn-helix transcriptional regulator, protein MNSGLCDSKNALKYTVKLKKLVEKTIDEDLVKLQNRVFKALSDSTRLKIVKLLSIREMCVCELMVALNMTQPTISHHLKILEIAGLVKSKRKGKWVFYSIVNHKLAKFIDEAFLSHV, encoded by the coding sequence GTGAATTCAGGTTTATGCGATTCGAAAAATGCTTTAAAATATACTGTTAAACTTAAAAAGTTAGTAGAAAAAACAATTGATGAGGATTTAGTTAAGCTTCAAAACAGAGTTTTTAAAGCTTTATCTGATTCAACTAGGTTGAAAATTGTTAAACTTTTAAGCATTAGAGAAATGTGTGTTTGCGAATTAATGGTTGCCTTAAATATGACGCAACCTACTATTTCTCATCATCTTAAAATTCTTGAGATTGCAGGGCTAGTTAAAAGCAAAAGAAAAGGAAAATGGGTTTTTTATAGCATTGTAAACCATAAACTCGCAAAATTTATAGATGAAGCATTTCTTTCACATGTTTAA
- the arsB gene encoding ACR3 family arsenite efflux transporter — protein MAAGVGLGAVFPKLAIILDKMRIDTVSLPIAIGLLWMMYPPLAKVKYEELSKVAKAWRMFSVSLFLNWVIGPFLMFSLAWLFLSNLPEYRVGVIIVGLARCIAMVLIWNLLAKGDSEYCAVLVALNSIFQILLYSFYAYFFVTILSSWIKPSEIIMINISIWDVARSVFIFLGIPFIAGIATRFFLIKRMGKEWYEGKFIIKLSPTALIGLLFTVIVMFSMKGEYIIALPYDVIRIAIPLALYFLIMFISSFIISWALGFSYPETATLSFTAASNNFELAIATAIAVFGINSGQAFATVIGPLIEVPVMISLVNVSLWARKRLFNEFDVPKHFVK, from the coding sequence ATGGCTGCTGGAGTTGGTTTAGGAGCGGTATTCCCAAAGCTAGCTATAATTCTTGATAAAATGCGTATAGATACGGTTTCTTTACCAATAGCTATAGGGCTTTTATGGATGATGTATCCTCCGCTTGCTAAAGTTAAGTATGAAGAGCTTAGTAAAGTTGCTAAAGCATGGAGAATGTTTAGCGTTTCTTTATTTTTAAACTGGGTTATAGGTCCATTCTTAATGTTTTCGCTTGCTTGGCTTTTTCTCTCAAATTTACCTGAATATAGAGTTGGAGTAATTATAGTTGGTTTAGCCCGTTGCATAGCTATGGTTTTAATTTGGAATTTGCTTGCTAAAGGCGATAGCGAATATTGCGCGGTGCTTGTTGCGCTTAACTCTATATTTCAAATATTGCTTTACTCTTTTTACGCATACTTCTTTGTTACTATACTTTCATCATGGATAAAACCATCTGAAATTATCATGATAAACATTTCTATATGGGATGTTGCAAGAAGCGTCTTTATATTTTTAGGAATACCTTTTATAGCGGGTATAGCGACAAGATTCTTTTTAATAAAAAGAATGGGGAAAGAATGGTATGAAGGAAAATTTATTATTAAGCTTAGCCCAACAGCTTTAATTGGTCTTTTATTTACGGTTATTGTAATGTTCTCTATGAAGGGCGAATACATTATTGCTTTACCTTATGATGTTATAAGAATTGCTATTCCGCTTGCATTATACTTCTTGATAATGTTTATTTCATCCTTTATTATTTCTTGGGCTTTAGGTTTTTCATATCCTGAAACAGCAACGCTTTCTTTTACAGCTGCAAGCAACAATTTTGAGTTAGCAATCGCTACTGCAATAGCTGTTTTCGGAATAAATTCAGGTCAAGCCTTTGCAACAGTTATAGGCCCATTAATAGAAGTTCCAGTAATGATAAGCTTGGTTAACGTTTCGCTTTGGGCTAGAAAACGTTTATTTAATGAATTTGACGTCCCAAAACATTTTGTAAAATAA